The genomic stretch TTGCATGTCATCGACCACACCTTTGGTCATGGTAGATGTCGCTTGCTCTCGACCTAAATCAGAAATCACTTTCAGAGGGTTCAAATACAAGTTTTTGAGGTGGTTCCCCCAGATAGCCGCTTTGAAGATCTTCTGACCTAGCTCGCCGTATTTGTCATAGGCTTCATAGCCCGCTTTGATGTAAGAAACCTTAAGATACTCAATACCCGGAATGTGTTCTTTCACCACCAACTTGTAGCGGCGGCTGACCTCTTCAAATAACTTAAGCCCTTCAGGAATCGAAAAATCGAGTGATTTCTTATCAAACTTTTTAGCGACGAATTCAAGTACCTCTAAACCGGTTTGGTCTAGGTTGCCCCACTCTATCTCGTTACTTAATTGCTGACGCACATAGTGTTTCGAGTCATTCCAAATCAACAGCTCTGCTTGCGACCATTCATCGGATGCTTTGACCATCGCGTCCTTTACTAACGCATCGTTTACTAACACATCAGTGTCAGCACTCTTAGGCGATGATTCGGTTTCACCCTCACTCGCAGGGTTTGCAGACGCATTGCTATAAGTTGGTTTGCGAGAAGAGCGGCTAGAAATGAATAAAGGAATGGTGAACAGCAAGGTACTCACTGCAATGGCAATCGACATTTCCAATAAGTAACCATATTTGACCGCCAAGAAAAGACCAAAGCCCATCATGATAATGCTGGGGAAGATAGCCGAAATCAGAGCTATGCCCCAACGGCCACTCGACAAAACGGCCAGTAATCGAAATAGGTTTCTAATTTTCTTCATAGCCCGACGCCGCCTTACCTTTTTTCATGGATTCTTTGTAGATCTTTTGCATCTCTTGTTCAGACACTTCTTCACCTTTGTTCTTATGATAGAAGTAAAAACAAGCCGCTCGACCTAAACCATAACTGGTGCCGAAACTCATGGCCGCAGCTGCTACCGCTCCGACCGTTTGACCGTAAACCGGAATCAACTTTATCAGTTGTCGAGTGCCGAGCTTCATTCCGTACTGTAATGCAAAGCTGCTTCCCAAGGTACCTATCAACTCGCTAAAGACTCTCTTGTTCCATTCCACCCCATATTGGTTTGCCAAACTGTGGAGCATTTTCGCTTGAATCGCAGGCACAGACACTAAGCCAACACCCGGAATCAAGTCACTGGCGGCCGCACTTCCTGCATACCAAAGCACTTCGTTTTCTACTTGGTCAAAGTTGGCTTCTTCTTGAGTTGAATGCTCTTTGTCGACCACCATCATTCCGATAACAGGAAGGATGTTGGTCAGCTTTTCAATCAAGGCTTCATAATTGTAGATTGCGCCACTGTTGTTGCTAGATCCATCCGTTTCAAAATCCACCGCGACCGATTCAAATCCCTTTCCCCACACCTTTTCTATTTGATTGGTGTTGAATTGAATTTGCCTTGCGCGGTCTGCTTCATTGGAAGACAACACAGCGGTATGAACAAGCAACAAGTGCTTAATCTTCTTTTGCTTTTTAATCTGTTGCAGAGCAGCAAGCACCGCGGATTGTTCAGGCTCATCGACTTTCATCACCACGACAAGCGCATTACCCGCTTGACCGATCTCTTGAAGATCGTCTGTAGGATCATAATCGGCCTCACCCAAACCTCGGGTATCGAGAAAGCGCATGACCGGTTTGTCTTGTGGAAACGCATACGACATTGCCGTCATGGTGCATGGCGCAAAACCGTTACCCACTTCAACAGAGGAATCCCCAGTGACCGCTTGAATAAACGATGACTTGCCCGCGCCCGTTTTACCCAACAGCCACAAGGTCGGCAGATGTTTACGCTGATATTCATGAGCCTGAGTGAGATCGGGGTTCTTGCTCGGATTAATGAAGTCTTTTATTTGATCAAACATGGTTAGACTAACGCTCACTTGATGTTGAGATTCGGGTTGGTGACAAGGTGCGATGACTTATATAATCGTGTTATCGCCTTTAGCTTAAGTTTGTTCAGTGACACGTTTGTTCAGTCGTGCTGATTTACAATGCTTAAGCACTTGTTTTTATAAGCCTGTTTTATATACGGTTCTATCACGTATTTAAGCATGCTCCAAGCTATTGATATGCTTGACGCTGTAACAGTTGAAGTCGTCTATTAGTAATCAACAGCCATCAGTTAAAAGCTAGCAAAAAACACAGAGAGCCCAAAGAGAAGTATGGAACAAATTTATTTAGCAGGCGGATGCTTGTGGGGTGTGCAAGAGTTCATCAAGTATGTGCCCGGTGTGATCAGCACAGAAGCAGGCCGCGCCAATGGCAGCGCCCAGCCAAAAGAAAACGAAGCATCAAAAAGCGATGACAACCAAAACGCTTACGATGGCTACGCTGAGTGTGTGCAGATTGAGTTTGACCCAAGCATCACATCCGTCACGGTTCTGATGGAACATCTGTTTGAAATCATCGACCCATACAGCGTAAACAAACAAGGTGTCGATGTGGGCGAGAAGTATCGCACCGGTGTTTACAGCACTGACGCTCAACACTTAGCGGAAGCCGAGCGCTACATTGCATCACGTGAAGACGCAGACCGAATCGCTCTAGAGGTTTTGCCATTAACCAAATACGTCGCCAGTGACGATATCCACCAGCATCACTTAAGCCACTTTCCTGAAGATCATCACTTATGCCATATCCCTTGGGATCTGCTATATAAATATAAATCCTAACTTGAGCCTCAAGCCTAGCTTCTAAGAAATTTAGCTTATAACCTCGAATCTAAATATCTTAGAAGCTATAAACAGAACACTAAAAAGCCCTAACAGGCACTCACTGTTGGGGCTTTTTCCAGTCTATTTGGAACGAAACAGTACCCAGAAACCCGTCAAATCACTCTCCTTAATACGCCCTCCCTATTACATGATTTTCAGAACCAAGACTTCATAATTCTCCCACAGGGCAGTAGGAATAATCTGAAAAACACGTCTTTGGGCAGAATCTCATAGATCTCAAAAGCTTGAATGTAATAACTTACGCCGCCGCAATAGTGCAACATCAAGACTTACAGGTGTTATATGAATCTGTCCTTAAAACAGAAAATAACCTTTGCTTTCACGTCGGCCATCGTCGTCATGGCAACACTGCTCACGTGGCAATCCACCTCTGAACAATACGAGCAAAACCATAACTCAACATACCTTAGAGCCGATGGCATCATTCATGCCGAAACCGAGTCGATCAAACAATGGATCGATATCAGAACCAACATCATTGTCAGTACAGGTGCGCTGCTAGAAGCCGGAAATATTGAACGCGCTTTGATACAAGCTAAAGAAAACGGCCATTTTCAAGAAGTCACTTTTGGCAATACTCACGGCGCGCTTTTTAGCTCGAATAATACCGAGCTGAAATCAAACACCGATGCCAGAAGCGAACTTTGGTACCAAAAAGGCGCAAGTTCCAATGAGCCAGTGACCAGTAAAGCTTACAAAGATAAAGTGACCGGGAAAATGGTGATCACCATTGCTGCGCCTGTCACTCGCAATGGAAAACTTCAAGGCGTTATCGCAGCAGACTTGGACGTTGAAAACCTTATTTCAAACATTGTGAACCTCGATATTGGTGAGAATGCTACACCAATGTTGATCGATGAATATGACGGTACATTAGTTGCGCACCCTTCTTCTCCCCTTCTCATGCAACCTACGACTCATATTCACAGAGACCTAACCCTTGACTTCATTCTCAACGCGGAAGAGAAACATCGCATTGATATTTTCAATCAAGACGCTGAGCCACAACTCTTTTACGTTAAGAAGATTCCAGATAGCCATTGGTTGTTCGCCATTCAAATGGACAGAGCGACCGAAGAAGCTGGATACAAGGCGTTCCGACATCAATTGATCATTACCGCGGTGATTTTAACGATCGTTCTCATTGCGTTGGTTCTGTCTTTGATTTCGTACCTGTTCAAAGATCTGCTGGCCGTTCGAGACTCGCTTGAAGAGATTGCTTCTGGCGAAGGAGATTTAACACAACGAATCAACCCACGTTCTGATGACGAAGTGGGTCAACTGGCCAATAACTTCAATACCTTTGTATCCAAGATGCACGGTATGGTCACGACCTTAAAGGCGATATCGGCGTCGCTCAATCAGCAAGCTAAGATAACGTCTCAACAAGCCGAAGCGCGCAGTGTCCGCATTATCACGCAGCAAGATGAAGTAAACATGGTGGCGACCGCTGTAGGTGAAATGTCAGCAGCCACTTCAGAGATTGCCTCGAATGCAGAAAATACCGCTCAGAATTCTCAAGTAGCGGTTGAAGCTTGTCATGAAGGCGCCTCTCAAGTGACGAACTCACAAACGTCCATTGAGGAACTGGCGACCGAAGTCCAGACAGCAACCGATGTGATACTCAAACTAGAAACGCACGCGACAAGCATCAATGCGATTCTATCGACGATCCAAGACATTGCTGAGCAAACTAATCTACTTGCCCTTAATGCAGCAATTGAAGCTGCCAGAGCTGGCGAGCAAGGACGAGGCTTTGCAGTTGTTGCGGATGAAGTACGTGTGTTGTCACAGCGCACGCACGCATCAACGCAAGAGATTCAACAAACGATTGAGCTGCTTCAATCCACCACCAGCAATGCCGTTAAGGTGATGGGCCAAAGTCAGAATAAAGCGATGGAAAGTGTTACGGTTGCAACGACAGCTTCGACCAACATCACCAGCATTAACTCAGCGGTTGATTTGATTTCAGATATGGCTGCGCAAATCGCGGCGGCAGCAGAGGAACAAAGCATTGTGACCAATGAAATCACCATCAACACCGAAGGGATTCGTGCTGTGTCTGATGAATTAGCGTTAGAAGCGAAGGATGCTGCCTCTCAAGCGGTGAAGTTATCGGGGCTTGCTAACGAACTCGATGTGGAAATATCAGCATTCAAGCTCGGCTAAATCGTAAATAGCTTTTGGCTTTTGGCTTATAGCTAAGCAAAACTCGAGGGAGTTAGGCAACTCTGACTCCCTTTCCTCAATTCAAAATCCAAACATCAAATTAGGTTTACCATGCCATTAATTAACTTAGTAAGCTTCTTTGCTATCGGGTGTATTTTTCTTTCACTCGTCAATGCCAATACGGGTATCTAGAGAACGGGAGTTTAAGAACATAAGAAGTGATCAGCAGTGACTCTCCGTTTCCTCTGCTCAGCGTTTCTTCAGCTCAGCTTGTCTTTTTCATACTCGTCACCTCAATGCGCTTACATTGAGGACAAAGCAAGTAGTAATGGGTTCCGTAGGCGTAATCTCGTACAAGAGAAAGAGGCTTAATGGAGCAAGCACAACCACTCTCATGATTTGATTGGTCTGGAGTGATTTTGAAACGGTTGGCTATCAGTAACTGCTGTATTCCTGGTTGTGTCATCGCTTGTCTTATCGTCGTTAAGTGCATATAAGCCTCGCTCAGTCAGTTACATTTGGGAGAATGAAGGGTTCGACGATTTAAGCACGAGTAGATACTCAATCAGCTTGTATTTTTGAACGTAAGACACCGACTTAGCGTGTTCAGAATGACATCGGCTCATATTCCAACGCTCGACGACTTGTCTGTCACGGCACGTTAGATATTCCGTTTCTGCTTTGGTGATGAGAGATGCTTCCTGCATCGAGAATCCTTGGCTTTTCAGTAAATTTAAGACTGCATTATGGATAGGAGAACTCGAACACATTAACTGGGCACCTCACATGTGGTCACTTTTTGTACGAAGACGCCCATTATTAATAATTTTCAGAGGATGCACAGGAAAATGACAATTTCCAAAACATAAAAGCCCCAGAACGCTGACACGCTCCGGGGCTCGTTTTTATCGTTGCCAGTTAAAAACTGACTTTATTCTGCGTTACTTCTTTGTGTTCTCAAGCACGTAATTTGGCCCTGCTGTTTCAGCCGTTACCACTGCCAGTTTAGACACATCTGCACCTTCACCTTGGTAAGCATTCATGCCGTTTTCGACCGCTACTTTTGGTAGTTCAACCGAGTAGCTTTCAATCAGCTCAGAGTCCGTCACTTGACCCACGTAAGTTTCGTCTGTGTAAGTCGCACCCACTAATGGGAAGTCGTGAGTGGCACGCACACTTACAAACTCAGGAGATTGCGAGTTATCAACCACGTTGTGTTTGAACGCCACGTCCACACCTGCATAGATGCCTTCAACTTCTGCGTTGTTAAACAGGCTTACACGGTGGCTTTGGTTACCGTAAACAATGCCCCACTCAGTATCGACTAGAGAGTTGTTTTCAATAGTGATGTTTTTCGGAGTCCATTGCTTGTTAAGCTCTTTGCCTTTCACCGATTGATCTAACTGCTCGCCATTCGCTACGTCGATGATGCCCGTGTTAATCACGATACCGCCACGTAGGTCAGCGTTGCCTTCAATCACACCATCACGGCCACGAGTGTTAGCAATGTAGTTGTTGCGGATCACATGGTCTTCATCGTAGATACGAATGCCGCCCGTTAGGCGTTTCTCGTTACCCAAGATCATGTTGTTCTCAACCGTGTTGCCTTTACCGTGACGCAATGAAATCAGTGCCGCACTTTGGAAGATTGTGTTACCTGAAATCGTGTTGTCGCCCGACTTAATAGAGATAAGCTCACGCTCACCATCCATATCGATCATCAGGTTGTTTACAAACTTAGAGCTTGAATCCCACTGTGAAGATTTAGAATCGCCGATACGGATCGCTTCCCAGCTGTTGCCGTTGTAACGAATCGCTTCTTTGATATCGAATTCATTAAACTGGTTCGGCTTTTGATCCATAAAGATGTTGTTCGCGATCAGGTGGTTGTCTGACGTGTCGTCCTTTTGAACGCCAATCAAAGTACCGCGCTTTTGCTTACCTTCGAAACGGTTGTTAATCACTTTGCCGTCTTTACCCCATAGAGAAACCCAAAGGTACTTTGGATACTCAGAGCGACGCTCATCTGGCTCGTACGTGTAATCGTGGTTGAAGTAGTAGAATGTTGAGTTTTGCAGCGTGTTGCCATTACCCATCATGCGTACTGCGCCAAAACGCTCGTTTGGACCACCTTCCGTAAACACTAGGCCATCAAGCGTGATGTCATCACCTTTCAATTCAAACTGGATCAAGCCAGTGATCCACGCAGAACCTGCTTGTTCAGCTTTGATGGTGATGTCATTTGCAGTAATCGTCACTTGACCTAAGTTCGCGTATTTATCGTTAGGGATAACAACTTCGTCGCCATCTTTTAGGTTTTCAAATTGCGCTTTTAGTGCAGCCACTTGTTCTTCTGACGCAACGTCTAGTGTATTGCCATCAACCTCAGTTAAGCGGTCACTAGTTAGTAAGTAGCTACGGTCAATTTCGCTGATCGAAGGCACCGCTTGCTCAGCTGCGTTGATTACGGGTGCTGCTTTTTCTTGAGTCGTGCAGCCTGTCGCGAAAGCTAACGTAAACGCGCTAATAATGCTTACCGAAATTAATTTTTTCTTCATCTTACATCTCACATTAAATAATGGATTACCAAAATAACGGCCACCCTAACTGGTGACCGTTTTATTAAAGTTTTCTTTGTTTGAACTTATAATTTCTTAAGACTTGTCGTCTTGTTGAAGCCGTATCTCTTGAGGGATAAGGATTTAGCTTTCAGCTGGGGTTACTTCGTCTTGCTTCTCGACCTTGTCATCCACCGCTTTAACAAGCAGCAAACCAACAGAGAATACAATCAAGCCACAAAGAACGAACACCATGCGTCCCCACATTGGGTTAGGCAGTACGAACATTGTCATTACGCCCACACCTGCAACTGCGATAAGTGAACCCAACATACGACGTTGCTTGTTATCCAGTTTCTTCTGCTCGTTACTCTCAGCAACCAATGGTGTCGCTAGGTTGTTGAAGAACTTGTCCACGTCTTTCTCACGGTGCTCAGCAAGAGGCTTGTAGAACAGTGTTGATAGTACGAAGAAGCCAGCAGTAAATACGATGTGACCGATAAGGCCGATAGCCACTTTCAGGTCAGCCCACTCACGGCCTGTTAGCTCGTTTAGACCGAACCAGTTTTGGATCATGTCAGCAGTGATAACGAAACCTACGAAGTAAGAAACCACACCACCTACAACTAGCGTGCCCCAACCTGCCCAATCCGGTGTTTTACGGATGAAGAAGCCACAGAATGCTGGAATCGTCATTGGGAAGCCTATCAATGCGCCCACGTACATCATGGTGTCGAAAAGGCTCAGACCTTTAAGAGAGTTGATGAACAGAGCAACCAAGATGATAGCGATGCCGAAGAAAGTAGACGTTAGTTTAGACACAACCATTAGCTCTTTCTCTGTCGCTTTAGGGCGAAGAATCGGCTCATAGAAGTTCTTAACGAAGATACCTGAGTTACGGTTTAGACCAGAGTCCATTGAAGACATGGTTGCTGCGAACATAGCGGCAATCAGAAGACCAACCATACCTGCTGGCATGTATTCTTGAACGAAGTAAAGGTAAGCGAAGTCAGCGGCTTTGCTGCCAGCTTCAGGGTAAGCTGCTGCTAAATCAACACCTTGACCAGCCATGAACCAAGAAGGCATGAACCAGATGATTGGACCAAGCGTCATTAGTACACATGCAAGTAGAGCGGCTTTACGTGCGTTGTTTGAGTCTTTCGCAGCAAGGTAACGGTAAGAGTTAAGCATGTTGTTGGTAATGCTGAACTGCTTTAAGAAGATGAACACAGCCCAGATGCTGAAGATGCTCATGTAGTTAAGGTTGTCACCCGTGATGAACGAGTCCGTTGGGAAGTCGCTAACGATCTGCGTAACACCGCCACCGTGGTAAATAGCAACGACTGCACATGTCACCGTTACTGCCATGATGATAACCATCTGCATAAAGTCAGATGCGATTACCGCCCAAGAGCCACCCGTCACTGACATGATCAGTACAACCAGACCCGTTAGGATAATCGTTGTTGTCATATCAAAGCCGAAGATACCCGATGCGATGATCGCTAGACCATTCAACCAGATACCTGCGGAGATAACGCTGTTTGGCATACCAGACCAAGTGAATACTTGCTCATTCACTTTACCAAAACGCATGCGAATCGCTTCAATTACCGTCACAACACGCAGTTGACGGAACTTAGGAGCGAAGTAAAGGTAGTTCATTAAGTAACCGAACGCGTTAGCAATGAAGATAATCGCTACCGCAAAACCATCGGTAAAAGCTTTACCTGCGGCGCCGGTAAATGTCCACGCACTGAACTGGGTCATAAATGCTGTTGCACCTACCATCCACCACAGCATGTTACCTCCTCCGCGGAAGTAATCACTTGTCGTACTTGTAAACGTTCTAAACATCCACCCTATCGCAATTAAGAATAGGAAATAGATGCCAACTATCAGGGTATTGAGTTCCATCTTTAAGACCTTTTTATTTATGTTTTTTGTTAGGGTCACTATAGATAGATGGCAAGCATATTTGTACTACAATAATTTAAATGCGTGACAATGATCTTACAGTCTGACTCTCAATTAATCATACAAGTGATCGAGTTCAAATTTGCACCGCCTGGGAGCACCTTTTCATCAACTTAGTGCAGACTCCAGCGCCGGAAACTCATCAAAACCCCGTAAAATAAGAACAAAGTCACTAAAACACTGATAACAGTTGTTAAAAACGGTTAATCGTTACGGAAAATTTTCATATGCGAACAACGGAAACACCGCTAGATATAGTTTATGAAAATGAATATACGCGACACATTTGTATTACAAATATCACAAATTTATAGTCAAATTTCGCTTTGAAAAGTTCCCTTCATTAGACCGCTAATAATGAAAACTTGAAAACCACTAATAGATACTGACAGTCGGCCACTGAAGTGAAATGCTTTTAACACACCGGTTACACTTTCCCCTGTCCAATAAAAAGGTGTCATTATGAAGAAATACATCCCTATATTGATTGCTCTTAGTACGATGTCTTCTATGAGTTATGCAGCTACATCACGCGAAGATGCTGTCGACTATTTACAGATGCGTAAAGGCTTGGCTTATCAAGTAAACCATTCAAAACCCTTTACTGGTCAGTTTGAAGAGAAGTTCGATAACGGACAAGTCGCGACCCAAGCTCAATTTGCCGACGGCCTAGAACTTGGTTTAGAAACCAGTTGGTATCCAAATGGCCAAGTCGCTTCTAAAGTGAATTACGTTAAAGGTGAATTACAAGGCAAGGCAGAAACCTGGTATCCCAACGGGCAGAAGAAAGCCGAGCTCAACTATAAAGACAACGAACTATCAGGTGTTGCCTCTCGATGGTATCCAAATGGCGAACAAAGCCTAACGGCAGAATACAGTGACGGACAAAAAGATGGTCAGGTCACTGACTACTACCCGAATGGCAATAAGGCGAGCCAAGCGAAATTCAGTGACGGTGAAATGGCGAACGGGAAACTGACTCGCTGGAACTCTAACGGCGACAAGGTCGAAGAACTGACGTTCAAAGACCAGAAAATCACGTCAAAACAAGTGTGGATGCCGACTCAAAGCTAGATTTGCTCAGTCGCTAGGTCTTCATAAAAGCTAAGCCTACTTTATGTCGCTTATAGAGAAATGCGTAACCTAAAACATAGCCACAAAAACTCATACTATGGTTGTTAGATAGCCTTTCTCTCAAACAAATCGACACTAGAAACGAGCATTCATGTAAACCGACGTGAATGCTCGTATTTTTTTGCCCCTAGACAGTGCCTTCCCTCTCCCGCTTGTTGTATTCCTTTCTCTTCCAGCTGACTTCCACCAATCTGTTAGTGACAAAGCGATCTCTAGCGCCAAAACAGCCTCTTAGTGACAAAAAGATCACCAATAGTCATTGAAATAATGAATATTTAACTTGTTAATAATCATTTTATAAAATACTGTTAGCAAACGTTTCCGTTGCGAGTCAGATCTCATTTTTCGTCCTCATAAGCTATTTAACACGCAAATTAGAGAAACACGATTCCAAATACGTTGTTGAGTAATATTGTTTGCTTTGGTGCCCGTCTATGAAAATTAAAACTTCCCTAATTAGCCTTACTTGTTTATCCATCCTGTCTTTACTGATCGTGGTTTCATTTACAGAACTGGCCAATCTAAAACTGATCAAACTTGAGAAAACGCTGATCAAGGTAAAGTCACTCGAAGTCTCTATGCTTCAGCTCAATCGAACAGAATTAGAGCTTCTGATAAGCCACGATAAAACGCTCAAGCCAGTGTTTGCTCAAGAGTACTCTCACTTTCAACAACTTATGGGCGGTTTCTCAGTCTTGCTTAAAGAGTCTGATATCGCAGTCCCTGAGTTAGAGAAGTTGACACTTGAAGTAAAGCAATACAACAAAGACTTTTCGTTAATGGTCGATGCCATCGACCGCAACCCCGCCAAAGTCGCTGAACTGAAATCAGAAATGAAAATGCTGTTTGAAGATATTCTCTCTATATTCATCAACGTTGAAGGCCGATTAGAACAGCAAGTCGAATCGATTCAGCAAACCATTACCACCTTCATTGTAAGCTCCATTATTACCGTCGCTGCGTTATTGATGGCGCTGTCTTTTGGCATCTCATCTCGCGTAGCAAAGAAAATAGCCTCGCTGAACTCAACCATGATGCTCGTCGCCCAACAGCGCGACTTTACCGTAAGAGCTGAAGACAAGGGATCGGATGAGATTGCCGATATCGCAAAGGCATTTAATACAGTCCTTACTGATATTCGTCAGCTCGTCGGCCAAGTTCAGGGCTCTATTAAAGAGCTCGGCAATATTTCGAACCAGCTACAACATGACGGAATGGAAGTTGAGAGTGCTTTAAACAAACAGCAGCAACAGACCGAGAACATTGCGACCGCGATAAACCAGATGGGCAGCAATATTCAAAACGTAGCGACCAACAGTGAAAACGCTTCATCCAATGCGCAAACCAGTTTCGCTACGGCAAACGAAGGTCTGAATAATGTGGCATTCACCAGAGACACCATCAATACCCTATCGACTGATCTTGTCAGTGCCAGTGAAGAAGTGAATCGCCTTTCTGTTCACTCAGAGAAGATCAATACTGTATTAGAAGTGATTAAAGACATCGCAGAACAAACCAACCTACTTGCTCTCAATGCAGCCATCGAGGCAGCTCGTGCGGGAGAACAAGGCCGTGGTTTTGCGGTGGTGGCAGATGAAGTAAGAACGTTGGCTGGCCGAACACAACTTTCGACCGAAGAGATCTCAAAGATAATCCAAGGCGTTCAAGACCAAACACAAACGGTCGTTAATACGATTCAAAGTTGTTGTGAGAAAGGCAACAGCAGCGTCGACTCTTGTGAGAATGCGCATTCAAGAATCACTTCTGTTATCGCTGACATGGAAACGATTTTAAACAACAGTTTGGAAGTGGCGAATGCAATGAAAGAGCAAAGCGCTGTTACCTCAGAGATCATTGAAAACGTGGGTGCCATTAAGCAGCTAACATTGGCCAATGTAACGGGAGCGTCGAAAAACGCCGCTTCTGCAACGTCTGTGGTAGAACAAACCGACGCACTTGAGCGAGCTGTCATCAACCTAAGAGCCTAGCTTTTAAACCGCGGTTTACACGCTTATTGAGCCTCAAACGACTCTTTACTCAAATTCCAGATAAAAAAACGCTCATGTTGCCTGTATCAACATGAGCGCAAGGGCAGATCTTCGACTACCATCTCCTACCTTTCTAAATGAAAGCAGAAGTTATAATTAGAATAGTTGGGAGCAATAATCAAAATGCTCTTGCAAGCACTTCAACGATTTCTTTTTTTCATCGATTTAGAGAGGCGTTAACCGTCTTAACTAAATTCGATTCTATATAGCAGGCGATGTCACTGCCTTGCCTACTACATTTCAAACCAGCTCTGATTGAAGCTTTTATCACCTCAAGCAAATGCCTCGTCCTTTGAACTATCCGTTCCTCTATCCACTTTACTTCACTACTTAGCGGTTGTTTGTTGAATCTACATATATTCAACATACGAAAGATAAGTGTTGCTACATAAAGTTAGTAAATAATAATGTATTACAAATAAAAATAACATCTAAAGATTCAATTTTTTGCTGTAGCGCACATTTATTGATAAACAAGAACTTTATAAACAGACTTATCAAGATGAATTAACCAATAAAAACATGATGTTATATCAACCCTTAACTTTGTAACCCTTTGTAAATAGTGGTTTTGTCACTACAACACGATCTAATTCACAGATCATCACGCC from Vibrio pomeroyi encodes the following:
- a CDS encoding YcjF family protein, producing the protein MFDQIKDFINPSKNPDLTQAHEYQRKHLPTLWLLGKTGAGKSSFIQAVTGDSSVEVGNGFAPCTMTAMSYAFPQDKPVMRFLDTRGLGEADYDPTDDLQEIGQAGNALVVVMKVDEPEQSAVLAALQQIKKQKKIKHLLLVHTAVLSSNEADRARQIQFNTNQIEKVWGKGFESVAVDFETDGSSNNSGAIYNYEALIEKLTNILPVIGMMVVDKEHSTQEEANFDQVENEVLWYAGSAAASDLIPGVGLVSVPAIQAKMLHSLANQYGVEWNKRVFSELIGTLGSSFALQYGMKLGTRQLIKLIPVYGQTVGAVAAAAMSFGTSYGLGRAACFYFYHKNKGEEVSEQEMQKIYKESMKKGKAASGYEEN
- a CDS encoding peptide-methionine (S)-S-oxide reductase, translating into MEQIYLAGGCLWGVQEFIKYVPGVISTEAGRANGSAQPKENEASKSDDNQNAYDGYAECVQIEFDPSITSVTVLMEHLFEIIDPYSVNKQGVDVGEKYRTGVYSTDAQHLAEAERYIASREDADRIALEVLPLTKYVASDDIHQHHLSHFPEDHHLCHIPWDLLYKYKS
- a CDS encoding methyl-accepting chemotaxis protein, with product MNLSLKQKITFAFTSAIVVMATLLTWQSTSEQYEQNHNSTYLRADGIIHAETESIKQWIDIRTNIIVSTGALLEAGNIERALIQAKENGHFQEVTFGNTHGALFSSNNTELKSNTDARSELWYQKGASSNEPVTSKAYKDKVTGKMVITIAAPVTRNGKLQGVIAADLDVENLISNIVNLDIGENATPMLIDEYDGTLVAHPSSPLLMQPTTHIHRDLTLDFILNAEEKHRIDIFNQDAEPQLFYVKKIPDSHWLFAIQMDRATEEAGYKAFRHQLIITAVILTIVLIALVLSLISYLFKDLLAVRDSLEEIASGEGDLTQRINPRSDDEVGQLANNFNTFVSKMHGMVTTLKAISASLNQQAKITSQQAEARSVRIITQQDEVNMVATAVGEMSAATSEIASNAENTAQNSQVAVEACHEGASQVTNSQTSIEELATEVQTATDVILKLETHATSINAILSTIQDIAEQTNLLALNAAIEAARAGEQGRGFAVVADEVRVLSQRTHASTQEIQQTIELLQSTTSNAVKVMGQSQNKAMESVTVATTASTNITSINSAVDLISDMAAQIAAAAEEQSIVTNEITINTEGIRAVSDELALEAKDAASQAVKLSGLANELDVEISAFKLG
- a CDS encoding polysaccharide lyase 6 family protein, giving the protein MKKKLISVSIISAFTLAFATGCTTQEKAAPVINAAEQAVPSISEIDRSYLLTSDRLTEVDGNTLDVASEEQVAALKAQFENLKDGDEVVIPNDKYANLGQVTITANDITIKAEQAGSAWITGLIQFELKGDDITLDGLVFTEGGPNERFGAVRMMGNGNTLQNSTFYYFNHDYTYEPDERRSEYPKYLWVSLWGKDGKVINNRFEGKQKRGTLIGVQKDDTSDNHLIANNIFMDQKPNQFNEFDIKEAIRYNGNSWEAIRIGDSKSSQWDSSSKFVNNLMIDMDGERELISIKSGDNTISGNTIFQSAALISLRHGKGNTVENNMILGNEKRLTGGIRIYDEDHVIRNNYIANTRGRDGVIEGNADLRGGIVINTGIIDVANGEQLDQSVKGKELNKQWTPKNITIENNSLVDTEWGIVYGNQSHRVSLFNNAEVEGIYAGVDVAFKHNVVDNSQSPEFVSVRATHDFPLVGATYTDETYVGQVTDSELIESYSVELPKVAVENGMNAYQGEGADVSKLAVVTAETAGPNYVLENTKK
- a CDS encoding sodium:solute symporter family transporter; this encodes MELNTLIVGIYFLFLIAIGWMFRTFTSTTSDYFRGGGNMLWWMVGATAFMTQFSAWTFTGAAGKAFTDGFAVAIIFIANAFGYLMNYLYFAPKFRQLRVVTVIEAIRMRFGKVNEQVFTWSGMPNSVISAGIWLNGLAIIASGIFGFDMTTTIILTGLVVLIMSVTGGSWAVIASDFMQMVIIMAVTVTCAVVAIYHGGGVTQIVSDFPTDSFITGDNLNYMSIFSIWAVFIFLKQFSITNNMLNSYRYLAAKDSNNARKAALLACVLMTLGPIIWFMPSWFMAGQGVDLAAAYPEAGSKAADFAYLYFVQEYMPAGMVGLLIAAMFAATMSSMDSGLNRNSGIFVKNFYEPILRPKATEKELMVVSKLTSTFFGIAIILVALFINSLKGLSLFDTMMYVGALIGFPMTIPAFCGFFIRKTPDWAGWGTLVVGGVVSYFVGFVITADMIQNWFGLNELTGREWADLKVAIGLIGHIVFTAGFFVLSTLFYKPLAEHREKDVDKFFNNLATPLVAESNEQKKLDNKQRRMLGSLIAVAGVGVMTMFVLPNPMWGRMVFVLCGLIVFSVGLLLVKAVDDKVEKQDEVTPAES
- a CDS encoding toxin-antitoxin system YwqK family antitoxin, with product MKKYIPILIALSTMSSMSYAATSREDAVDYLQMRKGLAYQVNHSKPFTGQFEEKFDNGQVATQAQFADGLELGLETSWYPNGQVASKVNYVKGELQGKAETWYPNGQKKAELNYKDNELSGVASRWYPNGEQSLTAEYSDGQKDGQVTDYYPNGNKASQAKFSDGEMANGKLTRWNSNGDKVEELTFKDQKITSKQVWMPTQS